The Burkholderia sp. NRF60-BP8 genomic sequence GAGCGTAGTATAGATGCAGTGAATTTCGCGTTTTCGTAGGTTGTGCGGCTGTTCGGTTCGAGCACGAGGTCGGACGGCGCCACGCCTTGTGCGACGAGCTGGCGCCCGTAGACGGCCGCCTCGGTGTCGCCGTGATGCTGCGGGTCGCCGCCCGACATCACCACGGTGCAGCGTTCGGCCTGCTGCCGGCACGTGCGATAGAGCGCCGCGACCTTGTGGATGCGCGCGACGCCGTCGGGCGGCGGCTGCAATCCCGCGTCGGTGCGGTGCGTGCCGGCGCCGATGAGGATCAGCGTGGTTCGCCCATGCATGTCGGGGTGTTCGACCGGCGTGACGCCGGCCTCGGACCAGGCGATGAGCGGCGCCGCGAGCCAGCCCGTCGCCAGTAGCCAGAACAGCACGGCGGCGGCGATGGCAATGGTTCGACGCTGCTTGCGGAAGAGCATGAAACCGATGAAGAGAAGTACAAATGAATCGAACAGAATCAATTTGATTGGGGTATGGTGTCTTTTTATGGACGGCTGACGATACGGCCCTGACGCGACGCCGAACAACGTCGGCCTCCAGAATCGGTGGCGGTTTCGGCGGGCGGAGACCCCGCCCGGCTCGCCGCTTCGCATTGTCGCTGCACTTTAAGAAAGAATCGAGATGGCCACGTATTCCAACGAAGCGGTGCTCGACGCATTGAGACGAGTGCAGTACCGCCAGGTACCGTGGGCACGCCGCCCGGGCGTGTTCGAGTATCTCCGTTCACTCGGCCTGATGGACACGGTCAGGCAGAAAACCGTTGCTCCCGCACCGGGCTTTCATGCACCGGTCGACATCGCCGTGCTGACCGACAGCGGCCGAGCCGAATTCTCGCGCCTCGAGCGCGACGAGAAATTACTTTCCTGGACCGATCGCCGCATGGACGACTACGCATTGAGCGAAGCGAGCGCCGTGGCGATTCTCGAAAGTCGCCTTTAGCGGTTCTCCATCCCGTCCCGTGCATCGCCGCACGGGACGGCGATGCAAAAAAAGCCCGTATCGCGAGGATACGGGCGTACCGGATACTTTTGCTGCTGCCACGCTGTGCTCATGGCAACGATGTGACTCGTCGCATGCGGCGCAGTTCCCGAATGCGGGCATTTTTCTTTGGCGAAATCTCGAAATCGGCAGGACTACGGATGACGCGGCACGCCCGGCGGCTGTGAGCCGATTCGGGCCCGCGCGTTGCTGGCGATGTCGCCGCGCAAGTCGCCGCGCGGTACGGTTTGCCGGCTGGACGGGTTCGCGGACGGCGGCTGTCGAAAGGTGTTCCTGTGATCCTGCTGGCGATGGGGTGGCTTCGCGCGATCGTCGGCGTGGACGGGAGTGCTCAGCGCCATGGAAACGACAATGCCGCATGCAACGAGCAGTGACATTGTTTTCATGGCGGGGCTCCCTTCAAGCCGTCCGTGCGGCCTGTTGATATGTCGCTAAGGTAAGCGTGGGAGTGCAGGCTTGCTGTAAATATTGGTAAATAGTTGTTTCGCGGCACGACAACGGTAATCGACGGCAAGGCATGCGTCGCGAAAAAGGACGCGTCGCAAAAAGAAGCCGGGCGGCCGAAGCCGCCCGGTCGAGCATTCGTTACGCCATCTTGACGGGTGCGCGCCAGGATTCCGGATTGGTCCAGAAGGCGCCGCGCAGCCGGTCGCGGCTCGGCGGGGCGGGCGGCTTCGCCGCGCTTGCGCCGATGCGTCCGCGCAGCGAGATCTGCCGGCCGCTCGTGCCGAGTCGCTTCACGATTTCGGCGAGCGTACCGTCCGCCTGCCATTCGTCGAAGCGGCGGCGGCAGGTCGGCGGGGACGGATAGCGACCCGGCAGTTTCGACCAGCCTTCGCCCGTCGACAGCACCCACAGCACGGCGTTGACCACCGAGCGGGCTTCCACGCGGGGACGGCCGCGCCGCTCACTCCGTGCGGGCTCCGAGCAAAACAGACCCTCGACCAGCGCCCATTCGTTATCTCTCAAATCGTCGAACAGCATCATGTCCTCACCTCAGCGAAGCTAACTCCGGTGCGCTGCCCTGCGCCGCGCACTCTTCAGGCACTCGATCGTCGAGTGCCGGGTGGGGGCGTCCGGTTGGCCGGCAGCGGCGTTTCTGCTCTTCCGTCCGACGAAACCTGCACCCTGTGCGCCAGGTGATGCACGAAGCGTGCCATGTCGGAGGTGAATCCCTCGAGAGCCGCTTGGCAGCGAGCTAACGGCTAAGTCAGCTAGGGGCGTATAAGACGCCAAAATAACCCGTGAGCAAATCGGGACAATCACCAATCTTGTGCAATTCGCCCATGTCGCGTGCGTTTGCGAATGTATTGCACCGCAGCGAAACATGGGCCGCGGGTGCCGGATTCGTTCGCCGAAGCCGGTTTCGCACATTAGAATCCCGCATCGATATCGACGATTGATGAGGTCGGGACATGAACGTTACGCTGCGCCAGCTTCGCGTATTCATCGAAGTCGCGCGGCTCAAGAGCTTCAGCCGGGCGGGTGACGAGATCGGGCTCACGCAGTCCGCCGTCAGCCGTTGCGTGCGCGAGCTCGAGGCCGAACTCGGGCTGAAGCTGATCGACCGCACGACGCGCGACGTGCAATTGACCGACGTCGGCGCGAACCTGATCGCGAGCGTGTCCCGCTTGCTCGACGACCTCGACGACACGCTGCGCGAGATTCGCGAGATCGGCGAACAGCGCCGCGGGCGCGTGATCGTCGCGGCAAGCCCGACGATCGCATGCAGGCTGATGCCGCGCGTGGTGGCGTCGTGCGAACGCCAGTTCCCGTTCGTCACGCTCGGCCTGCGCGACGACGTGCAGAGCGACGTGCTGCGCAAGGTGAAATCGAGCGAAGTCGACTTCGGCGTCGTGATCGGGCCGCTGACCGTCGCCGATCTCGTCTGCGAGCCGCTGATGACCGATTCGTTCTGCCTTGTCGCGCGCGCCGATCATCCGCTCGCGGCGCGGGCCGAGGTGCCGTGGACGGCGCTGGACGGCGAGCGCCTCGTGTTGCTCGACCATGCGTCGGGCAGCCGGCCGCTGATCGATGCGGCGCTGGCCACGCATCGCGTCAACGCGATGGTCATGCAGGAACTCGGTCATTCGGCGACCGTGTTCGGGCTGGTCGAGGCCGGTGTCGGCGTGAGCGTGCAGCCGTGGCTGTCGCTGCCGCTGCCGGCCGGCTCGACGCTCGTCGCACGGCCGCTCACGCCGCGCACCGAACGCACCGTCGAACTGGTGCGCCGCCGCGACCGATCGTTGTCGCCCGCCGCGCAAGCGATCTGGGAGCTCGTGCGGCAGATGCCGGCGAGGGCCGAGGATCTCGACTGACGTTGCGCCTGTCCGGCTTGCCGGCCGGTACACTACGCGGATCGTGTTCCTGGGCGGTGGTTCTCGATGACGCATTCCGCAGGTTTTTTCCCGGCGAACGATGAGCCGGCGGCGCGCGCCACGGTGCACGCGCTGCGTCCGTCGCTGATCCGCGAGGTTG encodes the following:
- a CDS encoding YdcF family protein, translated to MILFDSFVLLFIGFMLFRKQRRTIAIAAAVLFWLLATGWLAAPLIAWSEAGVTPVEHPDMHGRTTLILIGAGTHRTDAGLQPPPDGVARIHKVAALYRTCRQQAERCTVVMSGGDPQHHGDTEAAVYGRQLVAQGVAPSDLVLEPNSRTTYENAKFTASILRSQYDDARVLVTSSYQMRRALLDFRRFGIDPQPVYANLRRAQTGWLPRWRNVANAEQALHELVGISQFHVYRWLGWF
- a CDS encoding LysR family transcriptional regulator, yielding MNVTLRQLRVFIEVARLKSFSRAGDEIGLTQSAVSRCVRELEAELGLKLIDRTTRDVQLTDVGANLIASVSRLLDDLDDTLREIREIGEQRRGRVIVAASPTIACRLMPRVVASCERQFPFVTLGLRDDVQSDVLRKVKSSEVDFGVVIGPLTVADLVCEPLMTDSFCLVARADHPLAARAEVPWTALDGERLVLLDHASGSRPLIDAALATHRVNAMVMQELGHSATVFGLVEAGVGVSVQPWLSLPLPAGSTLVARPLTPRTERTVELVRRRDRSLSPAAQAIWELVRQMPARAEDLD